In a genomic window of Deinococcus aestuarii:
- a CDS encoding helix-turn-helix transcriptional regulator, whose product MSPVPLPSVRVALRSPALAAGVAALLRAFGLTVTDGDEADVLIVDDGWLADPEALAAELEGTAGVVALGSRAWVGALHDLAPDGWAALGTDATPTELLAGVLAAAAGLAALPPEEVLTARDEADDPGPSPEGVTLTPRERDVLSLLAAGLSNKRAARELGVSESTVKFHVQAVYSKLGVQSRAGAVTRGVQLGLISV is encoded by the coding sequence ATGTCTCCCGTTCCCCTTCCGTCCGTGCGGGTGGCCCTGCGCTCGCCCGCGCTGGCGGCGGGGGTGGCGGCCCTCCTGCGGGCGTTCGGGCTGACGGTGACGGACGGCGACGAGGCGGACGTGCTCATCGTGGACGACGGCTGGCTGGCCGACCCCGAGGCGCTCGCGGCGGAGCTGGAGGGAACGGCGGGGGTGGTGGCCCTGGGCTCCCGCGCCTGGGTGGGGGCGCTGCACGACCTCGCCCCGGACGGCTGGGCGGCGCTGGGGACCGACGCCACGCCCACCGAACTCCTCGCGGGCGTGCTCGCGGCGGCGGCGGGCCTGGCCGCCCTCCCCCCCGAGGAGGTCCTGACCGCCCGCGACGAGGCCGACGACCCGGGGCCCTCCCCCGAGGGCGTGACCCTCACTCCCCGCGAGCGCGACGTGCTCTCCCTCCTCGCCGCGGGGCTGAGCAACAAGCGCGCGGCCCGCGAACTGGGTGTCAGCGAGAGCACCGTCAAGTTCCACGTTCAGGCCGTGTACTCCAAGCTGGGCGTGCAGAGCCGCGCCGGGGCGGTGACGCGCGGGGTGCAACTCGGGCTGATCAGCGTGTAG
- a CDS encoding S1C family serine protease: MTTFSELSSQIADAVEQAAASVVTVHGARPISGTVVGAEQVLTVAHVLHADDLSVRTPDGGTLAGAVVGRDPGSNLALLKVPGLSVPPLAPGAGGRVGELLLAVGRPPHGVQATLGLMERAAPRRGWLTTGAAPFPGVSGGALVDARGGLVGVLNAGELRGTLLAVPAERAMRVADLLATTGRVPRGYLGVATQPVHLPEGRDPEEGAPDDRRGDRREGRARDFGGRGPGGRGRWGRGGPRGRLGLTVVQVEEGSPAQQAGLRVGDILLALGGEGVRHPRELLERVRDLAGQTVTARVLRGGEETDVTLTVGER; encoded by the coding sequence ATGACCACCTTCTCTGAACTGTCCAGCCAGATCGCCGACGCCGTAGAACAGGCCGCCGCCAGCGTCGTCACCGTCCACGGGGCCCGGCCCATCAGCGGCACGGTCGTGGGGGCCGAGCAGGTCCTGACCGTCGCGCACGTTCTGCACGCCGACGACCTCAGCGTCCGCACCCCGGACGGCGGCACCCTGGCGGGGGCGGTCGTGGGCCGCGACCCGGGCAGCAACCTGGCCCTGCTGAAGGTGCCGGGGCTCAGCGTGCCGCCGCTCGCGCCGGGTGCGGGGGGGCGGGTGGGCGAACTCCTCCTCGCGGTGGGCCGCCCGCCGCACGGGGTCCAGGCCACCCTGGGCCTGATGGAACGCGCCGCGCCCCGGCGGGGCTGGCTGACGACCGGCGCCGCCCCCTTCCCGGGCGTGAGCGGCGGGGCCCTGGTGGACGCGCGGGGCGGGCTCGTCGGCGTGCTGAACGCGGGCGAGCTGCGCGGCACGCTGCTCGCCGTCCCCGCCGAGCGGGCCATGCGGGTGGCCGACCTCCTCGCCACCACCGGCCGGGTGCCGCGCGGGTACCTCGGCGTCGCCACCCAGCCCGTCCACCTGCCGGAAGGACGCGACCCGGAGGAGGGCGCCCCGGACGACCGGCGCGGCGACCGGCGTGAAGGGCGCGCGCGCGACTTCGGGGGCCGGGGACCCGGCGGGCGCGGGCGCTGGGGACGCGGCGGGCCCCGGGGACGGCTGGGCCTGACCGTCGTGCAGGTCGAGGAGGGCAGCCCCGCCCAGCAGGCCGGGCTGCGGGTCGGCGACATCCTCCTCGCGCTGGGCGGCGAGGGTGTGCGTCACCCGCGCGAACTGCTGGAACGAGTCCGGGACCTCGCCGGGCAGACCGTCACCGCCCGCGTCCTGCGCGGGGGCGAGGAGACGGACGTGACGCTCACGGTCGGGGAACGCTGA
- a CDS encoding class I SAM-dependent methyltransferase produces the protein MTSPANPFGGQDGAARYAAGRPFFHPLFMARLAPLLDGRSLGADVACGTGLSSVALAGVVERVHAFDASAAMLARAAPHPRVTYARAQAESLPLPNHALDVLTVAQAFHWFDRAAFLAEARRTLKPGGVLFMYDDFFQGQMPGRGDFAGFVAAYWARYPAPPRHPYTFGETEAREAGFSLAEERFTHPLPFTRPALVAYLLTHSNTIAATDAGHETAEEVAAWLDGGLRPFLPDGEERKLTFGGLQTVLRPLEG, from the coding sequence GTGACCTCCCCCGCCAACCCCTTCGGGGGCCAGGACGGCGCGGCCCGTTACGCCGCCGGGCGGCCCTTCTTCCACCCGCTGTTCATGGCGCGGCTCGCGCCCCTGCTCGACGGAAGATCGCTCGGAGCCGACGTGGCCTGCGGCACCGGCCTGTCGAGCGTGGCCCTCGCGGGGGTGGTGGAGCGCGTCCACGCCTTCGACGCCTCGGCGGCGATGCTGGCCCGCGCGGCGCCGCACCCCCGCGTCACCTACGCGCGGGCGCAGGCGGAGAGTCTGCCCCTTCCCAACCACGCGCTCGACGTGCTGACGGTGGCGCAGGCCTTTCACTGGTTCGACCGGGCCGCCTTCCTGGCCGAGGCGCGGCGAACGCTAAAGCCCGGCGGCGTGCTGTTCATGTACGACGACTTTTTCCAGGGACAGATGCCGGGGCGGGGGGACTTCGCCGGCTTCGTGGCCGCGTACTGGGCGCGGTATCCGGCTCCACCCCGCCACCCCTACACCTTCGGCGAGACCGAGGCACGGGAGGCGGGCTTCTCCCTCGCGGAGGAACGTTTCACCCACCCGCTGCCCTTCACCCGGCCCGCTCTGGTCGCCTACCTCCTCACCCACTCGAACACCATCGCCGCCACGGACGCGGGACATGAAACGGCGGAGGAGGTCGCGGCGTGGCTCGACGGGGGGTTGCGGCCCTTCCTGCCGGATGGGGAGGAGCGGAAGCTGACCTTCGGCGGGCTGCAAACGGTGCTGAGGCCGCTGGAGGGCTGA